The following are encoded in a window of Pseudalgibacter alginicilyticus genomic DNA:
- a CDS encoding RNA polymerase sigma factor, with protein MTQTEFLNIVMPFKDKVFRLAKRLLVSTEEAEDATQEVLLKLWNNKAKMQEYKNVEAFSMTMTKNFCFDKLKSKQAQNLKIVHSNYEDKSMSLQKQVELNDSINWVEKIIEELPEQQRLIIQLRDVEGYDYNDIVDILEMNATAVRVALSRARKTIREKLTIKHNYGVK; from the coding sequence ATGACTCAAACAGAGTTTTTAAATATTGTAATGCCTTTTAAAGACAAGGTATTTCGTTTAGCAAAACGATTGTTAGTTTCTACTGAGGAAGCTGAAGATGCTACACAAGAGGTTTTGTTGAAATTATGGAATAATAAAGCCAAAATGCAAGAGTATAAAAATGTGGAGGCTTTTTCTATGACAATGACTAAAAATTTTTGTTTTGATAAATTAAAGTCAAAACAAGCACAAAATTTAAAAATTGTACATAGTAATTATGAAGATAAAAGTATGTCCTTGCAAAAACAAGTTGAACTGAATGATAGTATTAACTGGGTTGAAAAAATTATTGAGGAATTACCTGAGCAGCAACGCTTAATTATTCAACTAAGAGATGTAGAAGGATATGATTATAATGACATTGTAGATATATTAGAGATGAATGCTACAGCAGTGCGTGTAGCTTTATCTAGAGCACGGAAAACAATACGAGAAAAATTAACCATTAAACATAA